One segment of Poecile atricapillus isolate bPoeAtr1 chromosome 5, bPoeAtr1.hap1, whole genome shotgun sequence DNA contains the following:
- the SP5 gene encoding transcription factor Sp5 has protein sequence MAAVAVLRNDSLQAFLQDRTPSASPDLAKHSPLALLAATCSRIGQPGAAPSDFLPVSYDPTLGSPSRIFHPWSGEMPAHSPGGLPPPHPSLGLTPQKNHLQPSFGGSHELPLTPPADPSYPYEFSPVKMLPSSMAALPSSCPPAYVPYAAQAALPPGYSNLLPPAQPCRQLSPNPPPEDIPWWSIQQASAPGGCGHRFPAAAALPRSLVLGHSDFAQYQTQIAALLQTKSPLAATARRCRRCRCPNCQSAAGSAPEAEPGKKKQHICHIPGCGKVYGKTSHLKAHLRWHTGERPFVCNWLFCGKSFTRSDELQRHLRTHTGEKRFVCPECGKRFMRSDHLAKHVKTHQNKKLKAVADGVKREDSRDL, from the exons ATGGCCGCGGTGGCTGTCCTCCGGAACGACTCCCTCCAGGCTTTCCTTCAG GACCGCACCCCCAGCGCCTCCCCAGACTTGGCCAAGCACTCGCCCCTGGCTCTTCTGGCCGCTACTTGTAGCCGGATCGGGCAGCCGGGCGCAGCGCCCTCGGATTTCCTGCCGGTCTCCTACGACCCGACGCTGGGATCTCCCTCTAGGATCTTCCACCCGTGGAGCGGCGAGATGCCAGCGCACTCCCCGGGAGGGCTGCCGCCGCCGCATCCCAGCTTGGGGTTGACCCCTCAGAAGAACCACCTGCAGCCCTCCTTCGGAGGCTCTCACGAACTGCCCCTCACCCCCCCGGCGGACCCCTCCTATCCCTACGAGTTCTCCCCCGTCAAGATGCTGCCCTCCTCCATGGCCGCCCTGCCGTCCAGCTGCCCGCCCGCCTACGTCCCCTACGCCGCGCAGGCCGCCCTGCCGCCCGGGTACTCCAACCTGCTCCCGCCCGCCCAGCCCTGCCGGCAGCTGTCGCCCAACCCGCCGCCCGAGGACATCCCCTGGTGGAGCATCCAGCAGGCCAGCGCCCCGGGCGGCTGCGGCCACCGCTtccccgcggcggcggcgctgccgCGGAGCCTGGTGCTGGGGCACTCGGACTTCGCTCAGTACCAGACGCAGATCGCCGCCCTGCTGCAGACCAAGTCTCCCCTGGCGGCCACGGCCAGGAggtgccgccgctgccgctgccccAACTGCCAGTCGGCCGCCGGCAGCGCCCCTGAGGCGGAGCCGGGCAAGAAGAAGCAGCACATCTGCCACATCCCCGGCTGCGGCAAGGTGTACGGCAAGACCTCGCACCTGAAGGCGCACCTGCGCTGGCACACGGGCGAGCGGCCCTTCGTCTGCAACTGGCTCTTctgcgggaagagcttcacccgcTCCGACGAGCTGCAGCGGCACCTGCGGACTCACACGGGCGAGAAGCGCTTCGTCtgccccgagtgcgggaagCGCTTCATGCGCAGCGACCACCTGGCCAAGCACGTCAAGACCCACCAGAACAAGAAGCTGAAGGCGGTGGCGGACGGCGTCAAGAGGGAGGACAGCCGCGACCTGTGA